The stretch of DNA aaaattcaTGAGATTTATTTCATTGCGAAAAACAGAGTTAACATATTAATGactagaaaaattaattttttttattgagacaaataattgatttttagaGAAACTGTTTCCGTTGCCGATGTACGGATCGCTTCCGAACGCGGAACAACTGAAAGTATTTTGGAGAGCTGCCAAAGACACTCGCAAAGTTATCGTAGCGACCAACATTGCGGAAACGTCTATTACTATTCCAAATATTGTTTATGGTACATGCGTGCTTTTTTTATGAGTAGTTAGTAGTTCGATATTTGATTCATGACGTAACACAACCGGAATTTTGTAATGCGCAGTAATCGATTGCGGTTTCGTCAAGATACCTTGGTTCGAGGCGGAAACGCAAACCAACAATCTCGTTATCGTACCGGTATCAAGAGCTTCCGCGGACCAACGAGCTGGCCGTGCAGGCCGCGTTCGTACAGGAAAAGCATATAGGTAAAGGAAACAAACGAGCAATTATCTCGGTTgcgttatataataatacatttttaataattatgatacacTAGATTGTTAGTTAGTTATCCTTTTATGCATTCTGGCTACAAAAGCTCTATTGTGCTgactgataaaattattttgcgatCTCACATCAGATTGTACACAGAAGAGGCATACGCAGGATTGTTCGAGGCAACTCCACCTGAAATGCAACGATCAGATTTGGCGCCGGCGATACTGCAACTAAAAGCACTGGGCATCGACAATGTATTGCGATTTAATTTTCCATCCGCACCTCCTAGCAAGAATCTAGTCACGGGATTAGAATTGCTTTATGCGTTAGGCGCGATCGATAGCAATGGGGATTTGACGATGCCTTTAGGCTTGACAATGGCAGAAATGCCTCTGGAGCCGGTGCTGGCAAAATCCTTAATTGTTTCTGgtatgaaaaattgtaataattaaacatttaaaagcaATATGTAATACAGCAAAATCGTACTTTTTCaatctctaaaaatataacaacagaaaattataattagactaaaataaatcatggcaatattttttttgataGGTGAAATGGGATGTTCCGAAGAAATCACGATGATATTTGCCATGTTGCAagttcaaaatgtttttatacaaCCTGGTGGAGGACAGGCGGCTCTAAAAGCGAGAATAGCGCATCGCAAGTTCGAAGTGGAAGAAGGCGATCTTCTTACCTTGCTGAACGTTTACACGGCTTTCGAGCAGAATAAAACACCCGCCTGGTGTCAGAAACATTTTCTCAACCATAAAGCTCTGCGAAGAGCCACGGAAATTCGCACACAGATGCACAAAATGCTGAAACGCTTGGATATTCCACTGATATCCTGCAACagtaaaatctaaatttcattataaatttagtgatcttatttttgttaatttctgattaaaaatagctattgtttatttttcagagaatattcaacaaattttgaaGTGTTTGACAGCTGGTCTCTTCCCTAAAGCGGCATATTTGCATTATACAGGCGTGTACAGAACGGTTCGAGGTAACAAGGATTTGTACATTCATCCGAATAGCTGCTTATATACTCTACAACAACCACAAtggtaaatataaaagaaattttttcttgttttgtcgaagtttatatttatctcatttaattttatttttttcaggttactattttgcgaaattttgcaAACTAATAAAGCATATATGAAGGATTTAACTGTTATTCAGCCAGAAATTTTGCTAGAAGCAGCACCACATTTTTTTGAGAGGACGTCTATTGAAtctatttaaagtattttgtatgAATATAAGATGTGTATtaagatatatgtattaaatacatatataagaataattaaatctgtatatgtaattattgtctactttataattaatgtaatagcacataaatgtgatatattaaaaaatatataagttttttccaaaacttttattaatggggtattattgaataaagtttAGGGATTTATGAgtacaattttctattttttatatgtaagaattatataaatatatcttgtattttaattaatattaatagacaCAAGTTTGGAAAAGAGTAGAATTGATACTGTATCACTATATAACACCGTGTTAAAATTgttcattttattcaaaatatatttcttcagtcgcacgaaaaataaaaattaattccgttcttttttaacatactgtgcaattttaaatcataagAGGTGCGcatatatacatttcttaTCGAATCTGGACATGTCTGTAATATCCATTGAGCTCTATAACGTATTGGAGTGAGCCTTGCAGAACTCAATGGTAATATCTCGATAAAAGACATTTGGCATTGTAGTTATGAGAAATCGTCAACAGGCGCTTTATAACATCCAcgaaattgcaatatttctatatttcctGTAATCGATGGTTGTAGTGTTTCTAGTATTTGAACATATTCGAAGCAATTCGAAGGTTGCTAAAGTTGATTGCCTGATTTTAGCGAGAGGTTAAACTGTATGTTTTGCTGGAAGTTGCAAACAATCAGTTAGTTATATACTGTTTGGAGCAACTTGTCGTATTTTATATAGCACTCCTTGAGCAACTATGGCGtatgtattctttataaaatttttatgatatcaaAGTAATTATGATATAGAATATATCAGGAAACATACATATGATTGAAACCATATGTTCTATCAGTTTGATATTTTCTATCCAATACAGAGTACAGTGCAAATTGACATAAGATGTAATATGTTGCAGGTCTAAAGTTACTTTCAGAATAACTCTCACCTCCGATCCCAATTTGCCATACAAAGTGTAAGTGAATGTTCCAGATAAGTTGTGTCTTAATCACTTACAATAATAACATGCAAGAGGCctattctgaattttttaaaactattgaTGTGTTTTTTACACTTCTGCAAAGTCCAACCATTAGTGAACAAATGACTGTAGAAAATGTTACACGAGCTTTTAATTGCGCTCATTTCATCGAAGTTGctattgagaaaatccaaacTAAAGATCAAAAATGGAGAGATtcttttgagaaatatttaaataggaAATCAAAACGAAAATTATTTCCACTAAACATTACATGTTCTGACTTGGAAAAAGCttgtgataaattattagaatgttACTTGAAAGATAGTTACATTTCTACCGAAGTtgttgatgaatatttaaaattgtacacTCAAAAATTTGATTGTGACAGATTAAATGCTTGCTTGAAGCAAGTGCTAAGCAAATCTATCGCAACAAATATGATTATAGAATCCCTAAAAATATTAGGAGTACCATTGTCTTATATGGAAGACCAGGCATTAATTATGTCATGGCAAATGGCAATAGCTAATGGAGATCAAAGTGAAGTAGC from Linepithema humile isolate Giens D197 chromosome 2, Lhum_UNIL_v1.0, whole genome shotgun sequence encodes:
- the LOC105670785 gene encoding probable ATP-dependent RNA helicase DHX35 gives rise to the protein MFRPVFSKPGDSMWQEDKPDIDAHSSTQFVYNAHHSLALDMQRQRLPIFKNKAHIIYLLEKYQTLVLVGETGCGKSTQVPQYLLEAGWCADGKKIGITEPRRVAATSLANRVADERNCILGTTVGYCIRFDDYTDETTKIKYMTEGILLRELMSDPLLTSYSVIILDEVHERTLLTDIIMGLLKKIIRKRKSLRIIVSSATVDAEELRDFFNINTTKDSSKDSAVIMSVEGRLYPVEVFFLKEPVANYINGVVDTTLKIHETEEPGDILAFLTGLDEVDQVVSLLSEHAKLIKDGKQKLFPLPMYGSLPNAEQLKVFWRAAKDTRKVIVATNIAETSITIPNIVYVIDCGFVKIPWFEAETQTNNLVIVPVSRASADQRAGRAGRVRTGKAYRLYTEEAYAGLFEATPPEMQRSDLAPAILQLKALGIDNVLRFNFPSAPPSKNLVTGLELLYALGAIDSNGDLTMPLGLTMAEMPLEPVLAKSLIVSGEMGCSEEITMIFAMLQVQNVFIQPGGGQAALKARIAHRKFEVEEGDLLTLLNVYTAFEQNKTPAWCQKHFLNHKALRRATEIRTQMHKMLKRLDIPLISCNKNIQQILKCLTAGLFPKAAYLHYTGVYRTVRGNKDLYIHPNSCLYTLQQPQWLLFCEILQTNKAYMKDLTVIQPEILLEAAPHFFERTSIESI